One Cryobacterium roopkundense genomic region harbors:
- the cysD gene encoding sulfate adenylyltransferase subunit CysD encodes MTTEIVSPPTSHRLSELDVLESEAIHIIREVVSEFERPVLLFSGGKDSVVVLHLAAKAFWPGKIPFSLLHVDTGHNFPEVLEFRDKTVAAHGVRLTVARVEDYIADGRLAERADGTRNPLQTLPLLDAIAAGRHDAVFGGARRDEDKARAKERILSLRDEFGQWDPRNQRPELWNLYNGRHTVGQHVRAFPISNWTELNVWRYIERENIALPPLYYAHEREVYRRDNMWRAVSPVSLPRTDETVETRTVRYRTVGDMSCTGAVASAAASVADVVREVGVSTITERGATRADDRISEAAMEDRKKEGYF; translated from the coding sequence ATGACGACTGAGATTGTTTCACCACCAACTTCACACCGTCTCTCCGAGCTCGACGTGCTCGAGAGTGAGGCGATCCACATCATTCGTGAGGTCGTCTCGGAGTTCGAACGCCCTGTGCTGCTGTTCAGTGGCGGCAAAGACTCGGTTGTGGTGCTGCACCTCGCCGCGAAGGCGTTCTGGCCGGGCAAGATTCCGTTCTCACTGCTACACGTCGACACCGGCCACAACTTCCCTGAGGTGCTCGAGTTTCGCGACAAGACCGTTGCCGCGCACGGAGTGCGCCTCACGGTCGCCAGGGTCGAGGATTACATCGCCGACGGCCGTCTTGCCGAACGCGCCGACGGCACCCGCAACCCGCTGCAGACCCTGCCGCTGCTCGATGCGATCGCGGCCGGTCGGCACGACGCTGTCTTCGGGGGCGCCCGACGCGACGAGGACAAGGCCCGCGCCAAGGAGCGCATCCTCTCCCTGCGCGACGAATTCGGCCAGTGGGACCCGCGCAACCAGCGCCCCGAACTATGGAACCTGTACAACGGCCGACACACAGTCGGCCAGCACGTGCGCGCCTTCCCGATCAGCAATTGGACCGAACTCAACGTCTGGCGCTACATCGAACGCGAAAACATCGCGCTCCCCCCGTTGTACTACGCGCACGAGCGTGAGGTCTACCGCCGCGACAACATGTGGCGTGCCGTCAGCCCGGTCAGCCTGCCACGCACCGATGAAACCGTCGAGACGCGAACGGTGCGGTACCGCACCGTGGGCGATATGAGCTGCACCGGCGCAGTCGCCTCGGCGGCGGCATCCGTCGCCGATGTCGTGCGTGAGGTCGGCGTCAGTACCATCACGGAACGTGGCGCCACTCGGGCCGACGACCGCATCTCGGAGGCCGCCATGGAAGACCGCAAGAAGGAAGGCTACTTCTGA
- a CDS encoding ABC transporter permease, with product MPLNARINDAEPRISDPGHDELRRLEAGLDSLQAVPETPRGAFRRTLDGVIPPILLLLALVATWQVYILIARPRPDLIPGPADVFGALISAWDSDRLQVAVATSLERGGLGFLIAVAIGTPLGLLLAECRPVRRAVGPLLSGLQVLPSVAWVPAAIIWFGLTDATVYFVILMGAVPSIANGLVSGVDQIPPQLRRVGTVLGASRFEMATLVVLPAALPGYFSGLKQGWAFAWRSLMAAEIIVIGGDIGFGLGSMLHQSRELADLSGVLATILVILFVGILVELVIFAPIERRLLRRRGLMAAGLR from the coding sequence ATGCCGCTTAACGCCCGAATCAACGATGCTGAACCGCGCATCTCCGACCCCGGCCACGACGAACTGCGGCGCCTGGAAGCGGGCCTGGACTCTCTGCAGGCCGTGCCCGAAACGCCCCGCGGCGCCTTTCGCCGCACCCTGGATGGTGTCATACCGCCGATTCTGCTTCTCCTCGCGCTGGTCGCGACCTGGCAGGTCTACATTCTGATCGCCCGACCCCGACCCGACCTCATTCCCGGGCCCGCGGACGTGTTCGGCGCCCTGATCAGCGCCTGGGACAGTGACCGCCTGCAGGTCGCGGTGGCCACGAGCCTCGAGCGCGGTGGCCTCGGCTTTCTGATCGCGGTCGCCATCGGCACCCCATTGGGGCTGCTGCTAGCCGAATGCCGTCCGGTACGACGGGCGGTCGGCCCGCTGTTGTCCGGCCTACAGGTGCTCCCCTCTGTCGCCTGGGTACCCGCCGCGATCATCTGGTTCGGCCTCACCGACGCCACGGTGTACTTCGTCATACTGATGGGCGCCGTACCCTCGATCGCCAACGGGCTCGTCTCCGGCGTCGACCAGATTCCGCCGCAGCTGCGACGCGTCGGCACGGTGCTGGGCGCCTCGCGCTTCGAGATGGCCACCCTCGTGGTGCTACCAGCCGCGCTGCCCGGCTATTTCTCAGGTCTGAAACAGGGCTGGGCCTTCGCGTGGCGTTCACTGATGGCCGCCGAGATCATCGTGATCGGCGGGGACATCGGCTTCGGTCTCGGTTCCATGCTGCACCAGAGCCGCGAGCTCGCCGACCTCTCCGGCGTGCTCGCCACGATCCTGGTGATTCTGTTCGTCGGCATCCTGGTGGAGCTCGTTATCTTCGCTCCGATTGAGCGTCGCCTTCTGCGTCGCCGCGGTCTCATGGCCGCTGGCCTGCGCTGA
- a CDS encoding sulfate adenylyltransferase subunit 1: MTLTIDTQGSAAEVSATAAAVAAPEGTLFRFATAGSVDDGKSTLVGRLLHDSKAILADQLEAVTRTSTERGFGGESGGIDFALLTDGLRAEREQGITIDVAYRYFATPARSFILADCPGHVQYTRNMVTGATTADAVIMLIDARKGVLEQTRRHLSVVALLRVPHVIVAVNKIDLLGYDEAAYRDVETSVRLVTAELGLGSDSRAEVHVIPVSALIGDNVVDRSKRTPWYAGPSLLELLETLTVIDDLDESGRATEAFRLPVQLVLRPQGAVVVAPELSDAYRDYRAYAGQVASGSIKVGDTVSVEPGGGTSTVTGIDFAGVALEEAFAPQSIALRLADDLDIARGAVIAAVDTLPPVTRTLEADLFWLDPRPLAPGARVLVKFGTTVVQALISEVTGRLDLTTLGVEPATGLAVNDIGQASIRLSRDLPVEPYAHNRRSGAFLVIHPQDGATLAAGIVTAPGEPTRAGDGSGAGSDVSP, translated from the coding sequence ATGACTCTTACCATTGACACCCAGGGCAGCGCCGCCGAAGTGAGCGCCACCGCAGCAGCCGTCGCTGCCCCCGAAGGCACCCTGTTTCGCTTTGCGACGGCAGGCTCGGTCGACGACGGCAAGTCCACCCTGGTGGGCCGGCTGCTGCACGACTCGAAGGCGATCCTCGCCGATCAGCTTGAGGCCGTCACCCGCACGTCAACCGAGCGCGGCTTCGGCGGCGAGAGCGGCGGCATCGACTTCGCCCTGCTGACCGACGGCCTGCGCGCCGAACGCGAGCAGGGCATCACCATCGACGTGGCCTACCGCTACTTCGCAACGCCCGCCCGCTCGTTCATTCTCGCCGATTGCCCCGGCCACGTGCAGTACACCCGCAACATGGTCACCGGCGCCACCACAGCGGACGCCGTCATTATGCTCATCGATGCCCGCAAAGGTGTGCTGGAGCAGACACGCCGGCATCTCAGTGTCGTCGCCCTGCTTCGCGTGCCGCACGTGATCGTCGCTGTCAACAAGATCGACCTGCTGGGGTACGACGAGGCCGCGTACCGCGACGTAGAGACGAGCGTTCGCCTGGTCACGGCCGAACTCGGCCTCGGTTCTGACTCGCGTGCCGAGGTGCACGTCATTCCCGTTTCGGCTCTGATCGGCGACAATGTCGTTGACCGCTCGAAGCGCACCCCCTGGTATGCCGGGCCGAGTCTGCTGGAGCTTCTCGAAACCCTCACGGTGATCGATGACCTCGACGAGTCCGGACGCGCCACAGAGGCGTTCCGCCTGCCGGTTCAACTCGTCCTGCGCCCTCAGGGCGCGGTGGTGGTTGCCCCCGAACTCTCCGATGCCTACCGCGACTACCGGGCCTATGCCGGGCAGGTCGCGAGCGGCAGCATCAAGGTCGGCGATACCGTGAGCGTCGAGCCCGGCGGCGGCACCAGCACAGTCACCGGAATCGACTTTGCCGGGGTCGCCCTCGAGGAGGCCTTCGCACCGCAGTCCATCGCCCTGCGACTGGCCGATGACCTCGACATTGCCCGGGGCGCCGTGATCGCTGCCGTCGATACCCTGCCGCCGGTCACTCGCACCCTCGAAGCCGACCTGTTCTGGCTCGACCCACGCCCGCTCGCCCCGGGCGCCCGCGTACTCGTGAAGTTCGGCACGACGGTGGTGCAAGCCCTGATCAGCGAGGTCACCGGCCGGCTCGACCTCACGACGCTGGGCGTGGAACCGGCCACCGGCCTGGCCGTGAACGACATCGGGCAGGCCAGCATCCGCCTCTCTCGTGATCTGCCAGTGGAACCCTACGCGCACAACCGCCGCTCCGGCGCGTTCCTGGTGATTCATCCGCAGGACGGCGCAACCCTCGCGGCCGGAATCGTCACCGCCCCCGGTGAGCCCACCCGCGCCGGCGACGGTTCGGGCGCCGGCTCGGACGTGTCACCGTGA
- a CDS encoding ABC transporter substrate-binding protein, producing the protein MRAPLSAVGVALAATLLLSGCSGAASAGGATGPADELRLGYFDNLTQAPALVGIQQGIFADALGETALNAQAFGAGPAAIEALSAGAIDAAYVGPSPAVNTFVQSKGQSAVIVAGATIGGAALVVRDGIDSPADLAGTTLASPQLGNTQDVALRSWLEDEGYATSTTGGGDVTVTPTDTARALTLLQSGQIDGAWLPEPWVSRLVLEADAHVLVEEADLWPNGEFPTTVLLVGADFNRDHPETVRALLEGHTASVAWLNENTAEAAGVINKKLAADTGKPLSDAVIDRALGGLHFTNDPLAGTFEVSLQKAVAAGIAKDGDLNGLFDLTQLNGILAAAHGAPVSAAGLGTE; encoded by the coding sequence ATGCGCGCGCCCCTCTCTGCTGTCGGCGTCGCCTTGGCCGCAACTCTCCTCCTGAGCGGATGCTCCGGTGCGGCCTCCGCCGGAGGCGCGACCGGACCGGCCGACGAACTGCGTCTCGGCTACTTTGACAACCTGACCCAGGCCCCGGCCCTGGTCGGCATTCAGCAAGGAATCTTTGCCGATGCCCTCGGTGAGACCGCCCTGAACGCCCAGGCCTTCGGCGCGGGCCCGGCCGCCATCGAGGCGCTCAGCGCAGGCGCGATCGATGCCGCGTACGTCGGTCCGAGCCCGGCCGTGAACACCTTTGTGCAGAGCAAGGGGCAGAGCGCAGTGATCGTGGCGGGTGCCACCATCGGCGGCGCCGCCCTGGTCGTGCGCGACGGCATCGACTCCCCCGCCGACCTCGCCGGCACGACCCTTGCCTCCCCGCAGCTCGGCAACACGCAGGACGTCGCCCTGCGCTCCTGGCTCGAGGACGAGGGGTACGCAACCAGTACGACCGGCGGCGGCGACGTGACTGTCACACCGACCGACACCGCCCGCGCGCTCACCCTGCTGCAGAGCGGGCAGATCGACGGCGCCTGGCTGCCCGAACCGTGGGTGTCGCGTCTGGTCCTGGAAGCGGATGCGCACGTGCTCGTCGAAGAGGCGGACCTCTGGCCCAACGGCGAGTTTCCCACCACCGTGTTGCTCGTCGGCGCCGATTTCAACCGCGACCACCCGGAAACGGTGCGGGCGCTCCTGGAAGGGCACACGGCCTCCGTCGCCTGGCTGAACGAGAACACGGCCGAGGCCGCGGGCGTGATCAACAAAAAGCTGGCCGCAGATACCGGAAAACCGCTCTCCGACGCCGTCATCGACAGAGCTCTCGGCGGCTTGCACTTCACCAATGACCCCCTGGCCGGCACTTTTGAGGTTTCGCTGCAGAAGGCGGTCGCCGCAGGCATCGCGAAAGACGGCGACCTTAATGGCCTGTTCGACCTGACCCAGCTCAACGGCATTCTCGCCGCAGCGCACGGCGCGCCCGTTTCGGCCGCCGGACTCGGAACGGAGTAA
- a CDS encoding phosphoadenylyl-sulfate reductase, giving the protein MVTPRRGRSTAVSPAVNINATSITARAATVIPPTRALPERRPASVLHALAEQGTAELGALDHEATADEVVAWVARNFRADSVAVACSMADAVLPALVAKQLPGVDVLFLDTGYHFAETYETRDAVAAALDVTIVDVLPLTSVPEQDTKHGAELFARDPNLCCAMRKVEPLQRSLGGYELWFTGVRRDEAPTRANTPLITWDERNGLVKVNPVAAWTYDELIDYATLQHVPVNVLLSQGYPSIGCAPCTKPVAAGADPRSGRWATLEKTECGLHL; this is encoded by the coding sequence ATGGTCACACCGCGCCGAGGAAGGAGCACTGCAGTGAGCCCCGCAGTGAATATCAACGCAACCAGCATCACCGCACGTGCCGCGACCGTGATTCCCCCGACTCGCGCGCTGCCAGAGCGCCGCCCTGCATCCGTTCTGCACGCCCTCGCCGAACAGGGAACTGCCGAACTCGGCGCCCTCGACCACGAGGCCACCGCCGACGAGGTCGTGGCCTGGGTTGCTCGCAATTTCCGCGCCGACTCCGTCGCCGTGGCCTGCTCTATGGCCGACGCTGTTCTCCCCGCCCTCGTGGCGAAACAGCTGCCCGGGGTTGACGTACTCTTCCTGGATACCGGCTACCACTTCGCCGAGACCTACGAAACGCGCGACGCTGTCGCCGCGGCCCTGGATGTCACCATCGTCGATGTGCTGCCGCTGACAAGCGTTCCCGAGCAGGACACGAAACACGGCGCCGAACTGTTCGCCCGCGACCCGAACCTCTGCTGCGCGATGCGCAAGGTCGAGCCGCTGCAACGATCCCTCGGGGGGTACGAACTCTGGTTCACGGGTGTGCGCCGCGATGAAGCACCGACCCGCGCCAACACTCCGCTCATCACGTGGGACGAACGCAACGGCCTCGTGAAAGTGAACCCTGTCGCGGCGTGGACCTACGACGAGCTGATCGACTACGCCACCCTGCAGCACGTGCCGGTCAATGTGCTTCTGTCGCAGGGATACCCCTCCATCGGTTGCGCCCCCTGCACGAAACCCGTCGCGGCGGGCGCCGATCCGCGTTCCGGCCGCTGGGCCACCCTCGAGAAGACAGAATGCGGGCTCCACCTATGA
- a CDS encoding ABC transporter ATP-binding protein, translated as MTAPVHASRAGEPNTQSSAITIDGLGKRYGTGPLVLDGITLTIEAGQFVCLLGASGCGKSTLLNIIAGLEKPTEGAVTVASGKAAVMFQDAALFPWLTAGRNVELALKLRGVPRKDRRAAALELLDLVNLADAADKRPHELSGGMRQRVALARSLAQDRKVLLMDEPFAALDAITRDLLHEELERVWRQTGRTIVFVTHNVREAARLGQRILLMSSRPGRIVNEWTIDETGSRRIESPEVARLGDEITDQLREEIRRNAA; from the coding sequence GTGACCGCCCCTGTGCACGCGTCGCGGGCCGGGGAGCCGAACACTCAGTCGAGCGCGATCACCATTGATGGTCTCGGTAAGCGGTACGGCACTGGTCCGCTCGTGCTCGACGGCATCACCCTGACCATCGAGGCGGGCCAGTTCGTCTGCCTGCTCGGGGCAAGCGGATGCGGCAAGTCCACGTTGCTGAACATCATTGCCGGCCTGGAGAAGCCGACAGAGGGCGCCGTCACCGTGGCAAGCGGCAAGGCCGCCGTCATGTTCCAGGATGCAGCGCTCTTTCCCTGGCTGACAGCCGGCCGCAACGTGGAGCTCGCCCTGAAACTGCGCGGGGTTCCGCGCAAGGACCGCCGTGCCGCCGCGCTCGAACTCCTTGACCTGGTCAACCTGGCCGATGCAGCCGACAAACGCCCGCACGAGCTCTCGGGCGGCATGCGGCAGCGGGTGGCACTGGCGCGTTCGCTCGCTCAGGACCGCAAGGTGCTGCTCATGGACGAACCCTTCGCAGCCCTCGACGCCATCACCCGCGACCTTCTGCACGAGGAACTCGAACGGGTTTGGCGCCAGACCGGCCGCACCATCGTCTTCGTCACCCACAACGTGAGGGAGGCCGCCCGGCTGGGCCAACGCATCCTGCTGATGTCGTCTCGCCCGGGCCGAATCGTGAACGAGTGGACCATCGACGAAACCGGGTCACGCCGCATCGAATCCCCCGAGGTCGCCCGCCTGGGTGACGAAATAACCGACCAGCTGCGAGAGGAGATCCGCCGCAATGCCGCTTAA